Proteins from one Nakamurella multipartita DSM 44233 genomic window:
- a CDS encoding DUF3073 domain-containing protein has protein sequence MGRGRQKAKQTKVARELKYHTSSIDVHALQRELTGGTQYQPHPPVAEADEDDDDDPYALYSKYVADEDDDATPGYASGRR, from the coding sequence ATGGGGCGAGGCCGGCAGAAGGCTAAGCAGACCAAGGTCGCGCGGGAGCTCAAGTACCACACCTCGTCGATCGACGTACATGCCTTGCAGCGCGAACTCACGGGCGGGACGCAGTACCAACCGCACCCCCCGGTCGCCGAAGCCGACGAGGATGACGACGACGACCCCTACGCCCTGTACTCCAAGTACGTGGCCGACGAGGACGACGACGCCACCCCGGGGTACGCGAGCGGCCGTCGCTGA
- a CDS encoding magnesium transporter CorA family protein: MDVRFVRTSVADDGPVLTEHAVAELPQLLARTDGVTWVDVPTWDAQAEQVLTEVFGFHPLAIRDCRERNQVPKVHVYPGHVFLVLHAPHPGHGGHVHFVELDQFIGTNFLVTTHGPLNPAVDPAAATVETSSLIHRLESGRLRPTAAYELSHGLTSSLTGRLRTMIASLTQEVWGLEQRVTGGHLGDAEQFLEEMFRARHGLLAVETIASLSREVYARMAKIEAFGPAGELLLEDSVDQFERLRSMAHGQKEYLVGTIEFYQARTNTKMTIAAERLAVIAAVTLPITALSSIYGMNVIVNDETHYGQLAILLTIMLAMSISLLIWSKRKGWW; the protein is encoded by the coding sequence GTGGACGTCAGGTTCGTGCGAACGTCAGTCGCTGACGACGGGCCGGTGCTGACCGAGCATGCAGTGGCCGAGCTGCCGCAGCTGCTGGCCCGGACCGACGGCGTCACCTGGGTGGACGTCCCGACCTGGGACGCCCAGGCCGAGCAGGTGCTGACCGAGGTCTTCGGGTTCCATCCGCTGGCCATCCGGGACTGCCGGGAACGCAATCAGGTGCCCAAGGTCCACGTCTACCCGGGCCACGTCTTCCTGGTCCTACACGCCCCGCATCCGGGGCACGGCGGGCACGTGCACTTCGTCGAGCTCGACCAGTTCATCGGGACGAACTTCCTGGTCACCACGCACGGCCCGCTCAACCCGGCGGTCGACCCGGCGGCGGCGACGGTGGAGACCTCGTCGCTGATCCATCGCCTGGAGTCGGGCCGGCTGCGGCCGACGGCCGCCTACGAGCTCTCGCACGGGTTGACCTCGTCGCTAACCGGCCGGCTGCGGACGATGATCGCCTCGCTCACCCAGGAGGTCTGGGGACTGGAGCAGCGGGTGACCGGGGGCCACCTGGGCGACGCCGAGCAGTTCCTGGAGGAGATGTTCCGGGCTCGGCACGGCCTGCTCGCGGTCGAGACGATCGCCTCACTGAGCCGCGAGGTCTACGCCCGGATGGCCAAGATCGAGGCGTTCGGCCCGGCCGGCGAACTGCTCCTGGAGGACAGCGTCGACCAGTTCGAGCGGCTGCGGTCGATGGCGCACGGCCAGAAGGAGTATCTGGTCGGCACCATCGAGTTCTACCAGGCGCGAACGAACACCAAGATGACCATTGCGGCCGAGCGACTGGCGGTGATCGCGGCGGTGACGCTGCCGATCACCGCGCTGTCCTCGATCTATGGCATGAACGTGATCGTCAACGACGAGACCCACTACGGGCAGCTCGCCATCCTGCTGACGATCATGCTGGCGATGTCGATATCCCTGCTCATCTGGTCGAAGCGCAAAGGCTGGTGGTGA